AGCATGCAATAAACCTAGCGAATTAGTATTGCAAAGAATACCAAAAGTTATCGCTGACGGAATATAACCTATCCATATAGGAATTGAATGACGAACTCCTGATAAAAAGTTATTATTTGTCGATTTCATATTTTCCCCCATAAACATTAGAAACCTAATATTCTATCTCTCTTCTATCTTCTAATGCCTTTAAAAATGTTAATTCATCATAATTATCTACACTTCTACCTATCGGAATTCCATTTGCAATTTTTGAAATTTTAAGATTTTTGAATTTCTTTAGCAAATCGACAATATAAAGCTCAGTCAATTCGCCGTCAATTGTTTGACTAATAGCGAAAATAACTTCTTTTACATTATCTTTTTCAATTCTATCTAAAAGTGAATTTACATTTAAGTCATCCAAAGTTATGCCCTCTCTTGGAGTAACAAGACCATTTAAAATATGATAAGTTCCTTTATAAGCCTTAGTTTTTTCCAA
Above is a genomic segment from Parvimonas micra containing:
- the recR gene encoding recombination mediator RecR, translating into MNNYTKSIDEVIHYLSKLPTIGRKSATKMALKILEMDDDYTIEFAKSLINMKKNTHHCKICGNLTEDEICSICADEKRDKSIITVVEDMQGVISLEKTKAYKGTYHILNGLVTPREGITLDDLNVNSLLDRIEKDNVKEVIFAISQTIDGELTELYIVDLLKKFKNLKISKIANGIPIGRSVDNYDELTFLKALEDRREIEY